The nucleotide sequence TGATCGCTATGGGCACGCTGATTTCGGCGCAGGCGCCAGTCAGTTCCATGATGTTTCCGATATCTTCAGTGCGTTTGGCGATCTGTTTGAGGGCTTTGGTTTTCGAAATTCATCGCAACGCGGCGGCAATCGTCCGCGACAGGGTGAAAGCCTGAGAACCAGCCTTCAGATTGATCTACTGGATGCTGCAGCTGGCTGCGACCGTGAAATCCATATCAATCGCCAGGAAACCTGCGATACCTGCCATGGCACAGGTGCCAGACCAGGTACAGAACCAGATGAATGTGATTACTGTGGCGGCGCCGGCCAGGTCGTGCAGTCACAAGGGTTTTTCCGGGTACAGACAACCTGTCCCCGGTGCCGAGGGGCCGGCAAAGTCATCGTCGAAAAATGTTCGGACTGCCGTGGAGAGGGTCGTATCGCACAAGAAACGACTCTGGAAATCAAAGTCCCTGCCGGCATCGACAATGGTATGCAACTCTGCTTGAGAGGCGAAGGAAATCCGGGCGCCAATGGGGGACCGCGAGGTGACTTGTATGTCGTCATCGGCGTTGATGAGCATCCCCTGTTCCGACGCCAGGAGCAGGAACTGAGCTGTCATGTTCCGATCACATATACACAGGCTGCTTTAGGAGCCAATATCGAGATACCAACTTTGGAAGGACGACACGATCTGAAAGTTCCTTCGGGAACTCAGCCAGGTGAAGTCTTCCGACTGAAAGGGCTGGGCATGCCCAATCCTCATGGGGGCCGACGCGGCGACCTGCATGTCGTCGTACAGATTGATGTTCCCAAGAAGATCTCAGAGCGCGAAGAAGAGTTGTTGCGTGAACTGGCAGAAATTGAACACGCGGAAGTCTCTTCTCACCGCAGCCCGAATCGTAATTCGTTTTTTGACAAATTGAAGGAGTACTTCACACATTCCGATTAATCGATGTGAACGTGTGTCAGGAAGCATTCCGTTTTTTTTGTTTTCATATTCAAAACAGTTTGAAACAGCGTAGCAGGTCAGAAAAATGGCAGATATGGAACAACCAGAAGAGATTCAAAACCAGACCGAAGAAATTCCGGTTGAGGAGAGTGAAGTGACAGACGAAGCGCCGACAGTCGAAGAACAGCTACAGTCCGCGATTTCTGAGCGAGATGAGAACCAGGATCGTTTTCTGCGTTCGCAGGCTGAACTGGACAACGTTCGCAAACGGCATCAGAAAGAAATGGAACTGCTCCGCCAGTACGCTGCAGCGCCCTTTATCCAGGATTTATTACCAGCCCTGGATAATCTGAAACGGGCCGTCGATGCCGCTGAAAGTGCTGACCAGGTCGGTGACCTTAAACAGGGCGTCGAAATGGTGGCAAAACAGCTTCTTGACGTGCTCTCCAAACATAATGTGACACCCATTGATGCCCTGGGAAAACCGTTCGATCCGAACCTGCATGAAGCACTGCAGCAGATGCCCTCCGATGAGCATCCACCGATGACCGTCATCCAGGAACTGGAACAGGGTTTTATTCTCAATGACCGGGTGGTTCGCCCCACCAAAGTCATTGTTTCTTCGGGTCCTGCCGAAGGTTAATTACTTCTCATTGCCTTTTCATTGTGAGTCTTAATCGATGCCAACTTATGATTATGAATGTTCCCAGTGTGGTCATAAATGGGAAGAATTTCAGTCCATTACTGCAAAGCCGCTCAGAAAGTGTCCTGAATGCGGAAAGCTGAAAGCAAAACGCGTCATCGGCGCAGGCGGCGGAATCATCTTCAAAGGTTCTGGTTTTTACCAAACTGATTACCGGAGCAGCTCTTACAAAAAAGATGCTGCCGCTGATACCAAGACACAGTCACCGAGTTCCGATTCAAAAAGCAGCGGTGATTCAGGTTCTTCCAGTAAGAGTGGGTCAGCGGATTCCTGATTACCTTTGATATTTCCACTGGAATGATCTATAAGAGAATCAGACCCCGATTTCGCTCCCCTTTTTGTCTGAGGATCCGATGATCCAACCACAAACATGTCCCATTTGTCGCAAGGTTGTCACCTTCCAGGCAAGTGATGATCAATCCCCGTTTCCATTCTGCAGCCAAAAATGCCGTGACGTTGACTTCTTTCGCTGGTCAGATGGCCGTTATGCGATTGTAGAAGAACTCGACCCGCGCATCATCGAGTTGCAGCAACTGGAGCAAGAGGGTGAAGACGATTAAAGAGACTTCATCGGACGCTCCTGCTTTGCCTGAAAGCTCCGAAAGCGAACTTACTGGTGGACTTTCCCCCACCGTGAAGGGCACGTTATATGGACTGTTATCCGCGTTAGCTTATACTGCTGCCAATATCGCACTGCGCGAAGCAGCTGTGGACAACAATGCCGACTGGGCCATCTGGATCTCTGCTCTTAAATCGGTCCCCGCCACTATCGTTGGCTGGGCCCTGGTTGCTTACCGCGGATCGCAGGGACTGCCTGCACTGCCTCCGAGACGACTCGTCCTCCCTTTAATTTTAACCGGGCTTGTCATGCAGTTTGGTGGAAACGTCATGTTTCAATGGTCGCTCAGCCTGGGAGGGTTGGCTTTTACCGTTCCCCTTTGCTTCGCCACACTGTTGACGACGGGGGCTCTACTGGGACGAATTTTCCTGGAGGAGGCCATCACCCCGCGCATGTTCGCCTCCATGATCATTCTGACTGCGGCGATTGTGATCCTGAGCCTGGGCGCCCATCAGGCTGAAGTATCCGTTTTTGAAAATATGGAACACCATTCCAGCTCAATGGCGACTGTGGCACTTACCATCTTTGTGGCAGGGTTTGCCGGCTGTTCTTACGGGGCAGGAGGTGCGGTCATTCGTGGTTCGGTCCGAGGGGAAACATCCATCTCGGCCACTCTGGTTTTGATCAGCACCACAGGACTGATCTGTCTGACGGGTGTCGCCGTTTATCGGCTGGGAATCTCAATCTTCTGGATCACGACTCCCTGGCAGTATCTGGTGATGCTGGTCGGAGGCATCATGAATGCGATTGCGTTTTTCGCCATTGGTGCCTCCATGAAATATCTGACGGTCACCCGCGTCAACCTGTTAAATGCATCTCAGACGGCAATGGCCGCCTTCGCTGGCGTACTTTGTTTTGGTGAACAGTTAACCGTCTGGCTGTTATGTGGTACCGCCCTCACAATCGGCGGTTTATTCCTGATGGAAAAAAAACGAGCCACCATTCCGAACAGCAGCCTGACTCAGACAACCGGAATTTCAACACAGCAAGAAAAAGGTCCTTCTGATGAATCATGACTCCGCTTCACCTGACTGGCCACATAGACAAGCGGAGATTCCCGCTCCTCCCGAATTCCCTTATCCGGAAGTAGACTGTGACTGGCAGGCACTCCATTCTTCGCCAATCATCGATCCGACAGCCTGGGTGACACCGGATGCGATTGTCACCGGAAGAGTGCGTCTCAAAGCGCGTAGTACAGTCTGGCATCAGTGTGTGTTGCGCGGCGATCTGGAGTATATTGAAGTGGGAGAAGAGACCAACGTGCAGGATGGTTCAATCCTGCATACCGATTATCAGCACCCCTGTATTCTCGGTGATCGCGTGACACTGGGACACGCTGCCATCGTACACGGCTCGATTGTGGAAGATGACGCCATGATCGCCATCGGTGCCACGGTTCTCAGCCGCTGCGTGATCGGAAAAGGTGCATTAATCGCAGCAGGTGCCCTGGTACGGGAAGGTATCCACGTACCGCCGGGGACACTCTGGGCAGGCTGTCCCGCCCGGCAGATTAAAGTACTCACAGATCAGCAGCAGGAACGTCTCAAAGCAACCTGGCAACACTACGTGAATCTGGGAGCAGCCAGTCTGCAACGCTTTGGTAGAGATCATATCGACGCGTTAATAACTGAGATTTAACTCTCAGCAGACCTGTTCACAGGTCCAAGCACTCTTGCAAAAACCTGTTACCAGATCTGCTTTTTGCCTCGAAAACAGTAGGTTGTGTATGGTATCCTAAGGAATCAGTTTTTCAATGAAACTAATTAATTCAGGATTATCGAATGAATACCGACCGACCTCAGAGTTCTCCCTCAACGACGCGACGTGAATTTATTAAAAACGGCACGGCAGCTGTCGCAGCCGCTTCTTCATTATCAAGTGTCGCATTCGCTGGTTCCGCTCCGCTGACGGCGCTGCAATCCAGTCTGTTTGCCGGAGGCAGTGATGTGATTCGCGTAGGCCTGGTTGGCTGTGGTGGACGGGGAACCGGAGCCGCCGCTCAGGCACTGGCAGCCGACCCCAACGCCAAACTGGTCGCCATGGGTGATACATTTTACGACCACCTCGACAAGAGCTTTCAGAACCTGAAAAAGAATCCCGTAGCTGAGCAGGTTCAGGTAGACACCGATCACAAATTTGTCGGCTTCGATTCGTATCAGAAAGTGATTGACTGTGTCGACGTCGTGCTGCTGACGACACCGCCCCACTTCCGTCCCATGCAACTGCGGGCCGCCATTGAAGCTGGCAAACATGTCTTCGCTGAAAAGCCGGTTGCCGTTGATGCCCCCGGCGTACGATCCGTTCTGGAAACCTGCAAGCTGGCAAAACAAAAGAACCTTTCGATCGTCTCCGGACTCTGCTGGCGGTATCACGAAGGGATGCGGGAAACGTTTAAGCAGATTCATGATGGTGCAGTCGGCGATGTAATGGCCATTCAATGCAGTTACAACACCCGTGGATTATGGATGTTTGAGCGGCAGCCCGAATGGAGCGACATGGAATGGCAGATGCGCAACTGGCTGTACTTCACCTGGCTTTCCGGGGATTTCAATACCGAGCAGCATGTCCACAGCCTGGATAAAATGGCCTGGACCATGAAGGATCAGACCCCCCTGGCCTGTAGTGGAACCGGCGGTCGACAGACCAGAACCGGGAAAGAGTACGGCAATGTCTTTGATCACTTTGCCATCGTTTATGAATACCCGAATGGCGTGAAAGGTTTCAGCCGCTGTCGACAGCAGGATGGATGCGCCGTCGATGTTTCCGACCATGTCTTTGGTACCAAGGGACGTGTCGATGTCTTTAAACATCGTATTTATGATCCGAAAGGCGAAAAGACCTGGGACTTCCGGGGTAAAAGTAAAAACATGTATCAGGTGGAACATGATGAATTCTTCGCAAGCATTCGCTCTGGCGAACCCATTAATAATGGCGACTACATGACGAAGAGTACCATGCTGGCGATCATGGGGCGTATGGCTGCTTACACGGGTAAATCAATCACATGGGACGAAGCCATGAATTCAAAAGAAGACCTGACCCCGGCCAGTTATGAGTGGGGGCCGATTCCTGTTCCGCCGGTCGCCATGCCCGGTATCACAGCGTTCAAATAGAAGCTGATTGACCGAAGTCCTACATCAGCCAATTTCAAAACGTCTGCAGTTTTCCTGCAGACGTTTTTTTTTGGACAAACTGTCGCATTACCATATTATTCTGTTCGTAGAAATTCTCTGAGATTATTGAGTTTTCCGAAACATTTTCTCGTCTCCCGGGTTTGATATTTGTAGCTTAAATGTGATTGAGGTACACAGTCGCTTCCACTCATACAGCAATTCTTCACAACCGGTGTTAATTCAGTGAAAACAGACTGTAAAACCTTATTTCAATTTAATATACAACCAGTGTTGTAAACCCACTGGTTTAGGACACTTAACATTTCTGAATCACATTCCCGGAGACCCTCAAATGCGTATGTCACGTTTATTTTCAACTGGTGCTGCCCTGCTTGCCATCAGCGCCACCACACTTGTATCAGCACAGCCTCCAGAAGGGAAAGACCGTCCGGAAAGAGGCGATCGTCCTGAAGGACGTGAACGTGGCGACCGCGACCGCGGCCCTCGGGAAGGTGGTCCCCGTGATGGCAGAGGAGGTCCTGGTGGACGTCCTAATTTCATGTTGATGTTACCGATCTTCATTACTCTGGACGTAAACAAGGACGGCGAACTCTCGAAAGAAGAGATTGAAAACGCCACCGTCGCACTCCAGAAACTGGACAAAGACAAAAACGGAAAACTGACCGAAGATGAATTGCGTCCCGATTTTGGTGGTTTTGGCCGTCGTGACGGAGACCGTCGTGGACCGGGAGGCCCTGGTGCATTTGGACGTGGTGAAGGCGGCCGTGGTGGTCGAGGCGGCGATTTTGTCGAACGAATGATGGCTAACGACAAGAATAAAGACGGCAAACTCACCAAAGAAGAACTGCCTGAAAGAATGCAGTCCATGTTTGATCGGGTGGATGCCAACAAAGACAAGGAAATTGATAAAGCCGAACTGACTAAAATGGCAGAACAGTTCAACTCCCGCAATCGATCCGGTGGCAGAGACCGTGGCGAACGCGGTGGTCGTAACTCAGACGGGGATCGCCCCAAGCGTCCCGAATCTGATAACTAGTGTGCATCACATTTAAATGTAGCGTCTCTCAATCTCGTATACTCGAGTCAAACAGCCCTGGAGACGTTACAGTAAAACTGTGACACAGACTAGCCTGTATTTTGAAACTCACTGTTATCCGTTTGGTTTATTAACGCATTCAGTTTCAGGGAATATGCCATGCAGCCCAAAATTGCTGTCTTCGCTTTGTTGATGTTCATTTCCTCAAGCGTTCAGGCAGACTGGATGAGGTTTCGTGGACCAAACGGATCAGGGGTTTCAGATGAAAAACAGGCCACTCCTGATAGATGGAGTCCTCAACAGAACCTCAAATGGAAAGTGGCTCTGCCAGGTCATGGCTCATCCAGCCCGATTATCGTAGGTGATAAAGTTTTTGTCACCTGCTGGTCGGGCTATGGGATGACTCGCAATGATCCCGGAGATCAAAAGGATCTGCGCAGGCACCTGGTCTGCCTGGACCGAAAATCAGGAAAAATTCTCTGGGACAAAACAGTAGATCCAGTACTTCCGGAAGACATCTATACCGGCATGTTCGCCGAGCACGGTTATGCCTCCCATACCCCCACTTCTGACGGAAAAAACGTCTATGCCTATTTCGGTAAATCGGGAGCAGTCGCTTACGATCTGGATGGAAACAAGCTGTGGCAGACCATCGTCGGCGATGAACTGGATCCCCGTAGATGGGGTTCTTCTTCCAGCCCGATTCTCTACAAAGACCTGTTGATCGTAACAGCAACGGCAGAAAGTGAAGCCCTGGTGGGGCTCGATAAAAAGACCGGCAAAGAAGTCTGGCGACAGGAATCGACGGGCTTTAATGCGACCTGGGGCACACCCGTTCTGGTCAAAGGGAGTGATGGTGAGACAGACCTGGTTCTGGGTGTTCCTTATGAAATATGGGGCATGAATCCAGAGAATGGCAAACTACGCTGGTACTGCGAAGCCATGGACACAGACACCTATTGTTCCAGCGTGATCGCTGAGAACGGTATTGTCTATGGCATTGAAGGGCGGGGCGGCGGATCCATTGCTGTCAAAGCAGGTGGAAAAGGCAACGTCACTAAAACAAACATACTCTGGACGGGACGTGATGCCAACCGGATTGAAACGCCGGTAATGTACCAGGGACGAATTTATTTCTTCTCACGCGGTATCGTCAATTGTATCGACGCCAAAACTGGAGAACGGATCTTCCGTGGTCGACTGGAATCAGGAGATTCAGTTGCCACGGACGACCGGGAAGAGGAAGCGGGCGGCAACCGCTTCGGCGGACGTTCTGGTCGAGGTGGCGGTGGCGGTTTTCGTGGCAGTGATTATTCTTCACCGGTCATCGCAGATGGTAAAGTCTATTTCACATCCCGCTCGGGTGAAACCTATGTCATCAAGGCCAGCGCTCAACTGGAACAGATCTCTGTGAATCGTCTGACCGATGAAAATGAAGATTTCAGCGCATCACCTGCGATCAGCGATGGAGACCTCTTTATCCGCTCAGACAAACACCTGTATTGCGTGGGTAAATAAAGACTGTGAAAGCAGAATCAAATCGATCTATTCGCCTTGAATCGTTACGACCAGTCTGCGACTGCCGCCATGATTGCGATGCTCACACAAATAGATTCCCTGCCAGGTTCCCAGACAGAGGCGCCCTTCGCTGATCGGGATCGTCAACGAATTTCCAATCAGCGACGCTTTGACATGTGCGGGCATATCATCGGGTCCTTCACAGGTATGCACGTAAGGAAATGATTCCGGTGCAATCTTGTTAAATGACATTTCCAGATCCACGGGGACATCCGGATCTGCATTTTCATTGATTGAAAGTGAAGCGGAGGTATGCATGATAAAGACATGCATTAAGCCAACCTTGATCGTTGAGAGTTCTGGAATTTCACTGAGAACTTCTTGAGTGACAATATGAAAACCACGTCGAAACGCAGGCAGACGAATCTGCTTTTGTATCCAGGCCATGATGGATTTCTCTTTCAAACGTTGTGAGTGCGATCCGGAGCCGCTGCACATTGCGCCCGCCAGCGTAACCAATGGTCGGCCAGCGTGATGGCAATCATTGCTTCCGCGATGGGAACGAAGCGAGGCAACAGACAGGGATCATGCCGCCCCTTTGTGCGAATCGTTGTTGCCTCTCCCTGGCTGGTAACCGTCGGCTGTTCGATCAGCAGACTGCTGGTTGGCTTGACCGCTGCTCGAAAGACAAGGGGTTGCCCCGTGGAGATCCCACCCAGATTGCCTCCATGACGATTCGTGTCCGTCCCAATTACAGGTTCCCCACTTTCGTCGCTCTCTTCAGCAATGAAGTGATCGTTATTTTCACTGCCCCTCATGGTCGCACAGCCAAACCCGGAGCCATATTCGACTCCCAGAACGGCGGGAATACTGAACAGGGCTTTGGCTATATCTGCTTTCAGTTTGTCGAAAACCGGTTCTCCCAGTCCCGCGGGGACATTGATGGCAGCAATTTCTGCGACGCCACCAATCGAATCGCCATCTTTTCTGACAGAATCGATGAAGTCGAACATCTGACGCGCCAGATCATGATCGGGACAGCGGACCGGGTTCAAACTGCCATCCGAAAATGTCTCGACCTGTGCTGCTGTGATCGAAGTCGGATCGGAGATTTTTGCCTTGAGATGTCCGACCTGGGTCACATATCCGATGATGCGTCCACCGAATGCGGCATTCAGAATTTTTTTGGCGACCACACCCGCTGCAACACGGACATTCGTTTCACGTGCACTGGAACGTCCACCGCCACGGTAATCGCGAAAACCGTATTTGGCGTCATAGGTGTAGTCCGCATGCCCCGGGCGATATTTGTCTTTGATATCGCTATAGTCTTTACTCCGCTGGTCCTCATTACGGATGAGAATCGCCAGACTGGTTCCTGTTGTGATTCCCTCAAACACGCCGGAAAGGATCTCGGGATGATCTGCTTCTTTACGCTGCGTGACAATCTTGCTTTGTCCCGGTTTGCGGCGATTGAGATCAACCAGCAGATCTTCCACGCTGATTGGAATCCCTGGCGGAACGCCATCTATAATCACGACATTGCCCGGACCGTGGCTTTCGCCTGCTGTTGTAATCCGAAATGCTTGTCCAAAACTGTTTCCTGCCATACCCTGATTGTAGCGGGACTTCAAGGAATTTCATCCTTCCCGGCTGTCTCCACGGTATGAATTCAGCGAGAAGGTAGGAATTGTTCCGAATATTCCCGCTACAAACCTGCAGGAACTGGTGCTGCCCGCTAAAATACCCGGGCTAAACAGGGTTTCCTGAACCAGCCCTGTGTAAATGTATCGAACCAGCAGGGCCGGTAAAGTACCAGAATAGAAAGATGTTTGACCGTGTCGACACAGCCACCCCAGCAATTTCAGACGCCTCCCGTTTCAGGTTGCATGATACTGAGTCTGATGATTTTTATGGGCTGCATGCTCCCATTGATCTTTGTCGATCTTGCAGAGACTGCCTTACGAAATCTGCACCTCAGTCCACAGGCTGCCATCCTGGTTCTATTTGGAATGATCTTTGGCTCTCTGATCAACTTCCCCATCGCAAGGTTTCCCCTTGACCGGGAAGTAAATGTTCCCGTGTTTGAGTCTCTGGCCGGTATGCAACTGATGCCGAAGATGCAACGCTTGAGGCAGGAAGCAGTTATTGCCGTCAATCTGGGAGGTTGCGTGATTCCCGTTTTACTGGCGATCTGGCTGTCTCGCTTTATTATTGGAGGGGGCATCACACCGGTTCTGGTAACAATCGTGGGGATCTGCCTGAATACCATGGTCTGTTATCGTACCTCACGGCTGGTACCGGGAATGGGGATTGCCATGCCGGTCTTCATCCCGCCCCTGGTGTCGGTCATCGCAACGATTCTCGGCTTTGGGATCATCGGACCGCTGACCGGTAATGCGGATATGAATTACCAGGCTTTGTATGCCCCGATTGCCTTTGTGATTGGTATTTCCGGTCCGCTGATAGGAGCCGACCTGTTTCACTGGAACGATTTCAAAAAACTGGATTCCCCATCGATCAGTATCGGCGGTGCCGGGACCTGGGACGGAATCGTCCTCTCAGGCATGATCGCCGCACTTATTGTTTGAGGGTTTCTGTTTTCAACAGGCTCTCTACAAAAGGGATTACATCCCGCTTGTAGGTGTATCCTTCTTTGCCGTATTCTCGGCGTTCATTGTCAAATCGTTTCGCCTGCTTGCCCTGCCGATCATAAACATAAGTCGCCGGCATTGAAGCCAGATCCAGTGTGGGAAACAGTTCCTCTGCGGGCACATTACTGACGATATTCGTCATATAAGCCTTGTGTTTAGTGAGAAACTTTTCGACCGGTTTTTTATAATACTCGGGTGGATAATTCTTGCCTCCGAAGTAATCACAATTGAAAGAAACACAAACAACCTCGTTCGGGTACTGATTCTGTAAAGAAACAAGATCCGGAAATTCACGCAGACAGGGAGGACAGGATGTTGACCAGAGATCAACGACCACAACTTTCCCCTGATTTTCTGCGATGAACTGCTCAACATAGCGCCAGTCAGCAATTTTCAGCGTGGGTTTCACAACCGGTATACCACTCACACTGCCTGACTCGTTTGATTCATTCACATCAGCCCCACACCCCGAAAGCAGAAATAAAAGTGTCGCACAAATCACGGGGAGCAGGATTTGCTTTTCTTGAAAAAAGATTGTGAATGTTTGTCGTAAATTGAACTTCATTCTCTTGGTACTCTGTCATAGAAAGCTTTACACTCTAATCTACGTTCAAGTTTACTAAACTGTGCTGAAAACGAACAGATTAGTAATAGAGACGCGAGGTTCAGACAGCATTTATCTTAAACTCTGAATCAATTTTGATCCCCACCCTGTGGGACAGTTCCGAACATCCCAATCCATTTCTGAAGGAAAGTAGAACCCGTTGGTCTGGTGGCATTATTTATTACTGGCGGGTGTTGGCTGTATTGCCGGTATCCTGAATGTTCTGGCAGGGGGGGGCTCACTTATACTGATGCCCATCATGGTGTTTCTGGATATTCCCGGAGCCGTCACAAATGGTACTGTACGTATCGCGATTTTAGGTCAGAACCTGACGGCAGTCGCCGGTTTTAAACAAAAAGGCTTTTCTGATTACCGCCTCAGCCTGACCCTGGCGCTGTGCGCACTGCCCGGTACTGTCATTGGCGCTTTTTTAGGCACTAAACTCAGCAATGCCTGGTTTAATCGCGTCCTGGCAATTATCATGTTGGGAGTTCTGGTAACAATGATTCTTGGTAATCGTAAAAAGAAAAAACCAGAACCGAAAGAGGAAGAAACTTCAATCAGTTCATCAATCGATGGGAATCTTTCCGAAACCACGGTTTCTGAACCTTCGGTATCCGTCACCGGTTATCTGTTGATGGTTCTGGCAGGATTTTATGGAGGATTTATTCAGGCGGGTGTCGGTTTTATTCTGATAGCCATTATTCATAATTTGATGAATATTGATTTAGTACGAACCAATATGCATAAGGTGTTTATCGTAGCCGTCTATACGATCGCAGCGATCGGAATCTTTGCATGGCAAGGGCAAATCTGGTGGCTTACCGGATTGATCCTGATGATCGGAATGTCGATTGGCGGCTGGATTGGATCAAATCTGGCCGTTAATAAAGGGGATGCATTCATCCGCACAGTTTTATATATTGCCCTTGTCTGCATGTCGATCAAACTACTATTTATGTAACAGCAATCGTTCATTTTTGGATGATTGTCTTTTTCAGATCATGAAACGGGTTTCCATGTTGTGGCGACTGAAACAAACGGTGGTTTATCTGTCCCTGTTGATTCTGGTGGGAACGGTTTCCCTGACCGGCGGCATTGCAGATGATCCTGAAATCAGAACTGCATTTGACGCAAAACGCTCGTTTGACTATCTGACCAGAATCTGTCGCCTCAAATCACGTATCAGTGGTTCTCCCGGCATGGCGGCGCAGCAGAAACTCATTCTGGACCATTTCAAGGAACTCAAAGCAAAAGTCCAGTTCCAGTCTTTCGATGCCCCGCACCCGATTACCGGGAACCCGGTGCGGATGAATAATATGATTGTCAGCTGGAATCCGGATGCCAAAAAACGTATTCTGCTGGCCTGTCACTATGATACAAGGCCGTTTCCCGATCGTGATCGAAATAATCCCCGGGGTTTATTCATTGGAGCAAACGATGGCGGTAGTGGCGTCGCCTTTCTCATGGAGCTGGGAAACGTAATGCCGACTTTGAAAGTCAGCCACGGCTACGGAGTTGATTTCGTCTTCTTTGATGGCGAGGAACTGGTCTACCGTCAGAATGATCCTTATTTTCTGGGTTCGAAATATTTTGCCGAGCAGTACAAAAATGAACCGCGTGAATTCGAATATGTCTACGGCGTCCTGCTGGATATGATCGCCGACAGGAATCTCGGAATCTACATGGAGAAAAACAGTCTGAAGTATGCGCCGCAGTTAACACACAGCATCTGGGATGCAGCTCGCAAAACCGGGGTGCGGGAGTTTTTTGCTCAAGCCAAATACGAAATCAGGGATGACCATCTCCCCCTGAATGAAATTGCCGGCATCCCGACATGTGATATTATTGATTTTGATTACCCGGCCTGGCACACGACCCGCGATATTCCCCGTTACTGTTCTGGAGCCAGTCTGGAAAAAGTGGGAACCGTGCTCATCTACTGGCTGCAGAACCTGCCAGAGTGAAAGAACGTTTTTCATGTATGTATTGCCCGATTCAACGATTACCGCCCGCTACGAAATGGAATCAGAGGCATGATTGATTCACTGCTGTTACATCGCGTGCAGTTTGCTTTCACGGCTTCCTTTCATTATCTGTTTCCCCAGTTGACGATGGGACTGGCGCTATTAATTTTCATCCTGAAATGCATAGGCTTACGTGGCAATCCCTGGGCCGATGCCGCCGCGCGGTTCTGGTTAAAGATATTTGGACTCACTTTCCTGATGGGAGTCGTCACAGGCATTCCACTCGAATTCCAGTTTGGAACCAACTGGGCGCAACTTGTAAAATCGACGGGATCGATCCTGGGACAAACCCTGGCGATGGAAGGGATCTTTGCATTTTTCCTGGAGTCCACCTTTCTCTATCTGCTGATCTTTGGTGAGAAGAAACTGGGAAAACGATTGCATTGCCTGGTCTCTTTCCTCCTGTTTGCAGGTACCTGGTTAAGCGGATATTTCATCATTTGTACGAATGCCTTTCTGCAGCATCCAGTCGGCTACCGGATCGGAGAAGATGGCATCTACCAGCTGACCAGTATCTGGGCGTTACTCAGCAATCCCTGGGCGATCAAACAATATCTGCATACCATG is from Gimesia maris and encodes:
- the dnaJ gene encoding molecular chaperone DnaJ, translated to MASKRDYYEILGVSREVTTVEIKKAYKKLALANHPDRNPGDEEAIKRFKEAAEAFEVLGDDKKRAHYDRYGHADFGAGASQFHDVSDIFSAFGDLFEGFGFRNSSQRGGNRPRQGESLRTSLQIDLLDAAAGCDREIHINRQETCDTCHGTGARPGTEPDECDYCGGAGQVVQSQGFFRVQTTCPRCRGAGKVIVEKCSDCRGEGRIAQETTLEIKVPAGIDNGMQLCLRGEGNPGANGGPRGDLYVVIGVDEHPLFRRQEQELSCHVPITYTQAALGANIEIPTLEGRHDLKVPSGTQPGEVFRLKGLGMPNPHGGRRGDLHVVVQIDVPKKISEREEELLRELAEIEHAEVSSHRSPNRNSFFDKLKEYFTHSD
- the grpE gene encoding nucleotide exchange factor GrpE, with protein sequence MEQPEEIQNQTEEIPVEESEVTDEAPTVEEQLQSAISERDENQDRFLRSQAELDNVRKRHQKEMELLRQYAAAPFIQDLLPALDNLKRAVDAAESADQVGDLKQGVEMVAKQLLDVLSKHNVTPIDALGKPFDPNLHEALQQMPSDEHPPMTVIQELEQGFILNDRVVRPTKVIVSSGPAEG
- a CDS encoding FmdB family zinc ribbon protein, with amino-acid sequence MPTYDYECSQCGHKWEEFQSITAKPLRKCPECGKLKAKRVIGAGGGIIFKGSGFYQTDYRSSSYKKDAAADTKTQSPSSDSKSSGDSGSSSKSGSADS
- a CDS encoding DNA gyrase inhibitor YacG — its product is MIQPQTCPICRKVVTFQASDDQSPFPFCSQKCRDVDFFRWSDGRYAIVEELDPRIIELQQLEQEGEDD
- a CDS encoding DMT family transporter; its protein translation is MKTIKETSSDAPALPESSESELTGGLSPTVKGTLYGLLSALAYTAANIALREAAVDNNADWAIWISALKSVPATIVGWALVAYRGSQGLPALPPRRLVLPLILTGLVMQFGGNVMFQWSLSLGGLAFTVPLCFATLLTTGALLGRIFLEEAITPRMFASMIILTAAIVILSLGAHQAEVSVFENMEHHSSSMATVALTIFVAGFAGCSYGAGGAVIRGSVRGETSISATLVLISTTGLICLTGVAVYRLGISIFWITTPWQYLVMLVGGIMNAIAFFAIGASMKYLTVTRVNLLNASQTAMAAFAGVLCFGEQLTVWLLCGTALTIGGLFLMEKKRATIPNSSLTQTTGISTQQEKGPSDES
- a CDS encoding gamma carbonic anhydrase family protein; amino-acid sequence: MNHDSASPDWPHRQAEIPAPPEFPYPEVDCDWQALHSSPIIDPTAWVTPDAIVTGRVRLKARSTVWHQCVLRGDLEYIEVGEETNVQDGSILHTDYQHPCILGDRVTLGHAAIVHGSIVEDDAMIAIGATVLSRCVIGKGALIAAGALVREGIHVPPGTLWAGCPARQIKVLTDQQQERLKATWQHYVNLGAASLQRFGRDHIDALITEI
- a CDS encoding Gfo/Idh/MocA family protein — its product is MNTDRPQSSPSTTRREFIKNGTAAVAAASSLSSVAFAGSAPLTALQSSLFAGGSDVIRVGLVGCGGRGTGAAAQALAADPNAKLVAMGDTFYDHLDKSFQNLKKNPVAEQVQVDTDHKFVGFDSYQKVIDCVDVVLLTTPPHFRPMQLRAAIEAGKHVFAEKPVAVDAPGVRSVLETCKLAKQKNLSIVSGLCWRYHEGMRETFKQIHDGAVGDVMAIQCSYNTRGLWMFERQPEWSDMEWQMRNWLYFTWLSGDFNTEQHVHSLDKMAWTMKDQTPLACSGTGGRQTRTGKEYGNVFDHFAIVYEYPNGVKGFSRCRQQDGCAVDVSDHVFGTKGRVDVFKHRIYDPKGEKTWDFRGKSKNMYQVEHDEFFASIRSGEPINNGDYMTKSTMLAIMGRMAAYTGKSITWDEAMNSKEDLTPASYEWGPIPVPPVAMPGITAFK